One genomic segment of Pseudomonadota bacterium includes these proteins:
- a CDS encoding ATP-binding protein: protein MIESALTLSMGCLAAVLLCAATLCWLGVHCATKLLDQSLTANQISWSYRLLCFIPLLGDKIKRIAALSKELKQSELDHQTRYKILTENVAAAVLLHQADGTVLWGSPFTEVLTGFALSEIYKNRAEFFRSQVHEEDRELVERSLAIVGTGEPFQYRYRFYHKSGMTLWLETRTVPIFDNSLNGYIALSITLDVTANVLNQIQIEEQNRDLNEFTYMLSHDLKNPICTIKGLIGILQGSPVINGASVLSDATNYMAKAAARLEQLVSGVLELARVSATERSLEPIRLGEIVSEVVEEYKQQLDQNSAKVTTLAELPYVLGNRTQLYQVFSNLIGNAIKYRIPDRPLIISIAPEKASSRRRASVSVRDNGRGISPKNLDLVFKPFNRAGESAIDGSGVGLACVHRLVGKLGGSIDVESAEGCGTAFTLELRRAPESGT, encoded by the coding sequence ATGATTGAATCTGCGCTGACGCTTTCTATGGGTTGCCTTGCAGCGGTTTTGCTATGCGCTGCCACCCTCTGCTGGCTTGGAGTACACTGCGCAACGAAGCTTCTAGATCAGTCGCTGACGGCGAATCAGATATCGTGGAGCTATCGGCTACTTTGCTTTATTCCCCTGCTTGGCGACAAGATTAAACGGATAGCGGCTCTATCAAAGGAGCTTAAACAGTCTGAGCTTGATCATCAGACCCGCTACAAGATCTTAACGGAGAACGTTGCGGCGGCCGTACTTCTACACCAGGCAGATGGCACCGTTTTATGGGGCAGCCCCTTTACTGAGGTGTTAACAGGCTTTGCGCTCTCTGAGATCTATAAGAACCGCGCAGAGTTTTTTCGCTCGCAGGTGCATGAGGAGGATAGAGAGCTCGTCGAGAGGTCGCTGGCGATAGTAGGCACCGGTGAGCCATTCCAGTATCGGTACCGCTTTTACCATAAATCAGGTATGACGCTCTGGCTAGAGACCCGCACTGTCCCGATCTTTGATAACTCGCTTAACGGTTATATCGCTCTCTCTATTACCCTAGATGTAACTGCAAACGTTCTTAATCAGATCCAGATTGAGGAGCAGAACCGCGATCTAAATGAATTTACCTATATGCTCTCGCACGATCTGAAAAATCCGATCTGTACCATCAAAGGCCTGATTGGAATTCTGCAGGGGTCCCCCGTTATCAATGGTGCCTCTGTACTCAGTGATGCAACGAACTATATGGCCAAGGCCGCAGCACGCCTTGAGCAGTTGGTTAGTGGCGTGCTGGAGTTGGCACGCGTGTCTGCAACGGAACGTTCGCTTGAACCTATTAGGCTGGGCGAAATTGTCTCAGAGGTCGTGGAGGAGTACAAACAGCAACTTGATCAGAACTCTGCAAAGGTTACAACGCTAGCGGAGTTGCCCTACGTACTCGGAAACAGAACCCAGCTCTATCAGGTTTTTAGTAACCTAATCGGTAACGCCATTAAATATCGGATACCGGATCGCCCACTAATTATCTCAATAGCACCGGAAAAAGCGAGCTCTCGCCGCCGCGCCTCCGTCAGCGTGCGGGATAACGGGCGTGGCATCTCGCCAAAGAACTTAGATCTCGTATTTAAACCGTTCAATCGTGCTGGAGAGAGTGCAATTGATGGCAGCGGCGTTGGCCTAGCCTGCGTGCATCGATTGGTCGGAAAATTAGGCGGCTCTATCGACGTTGAGAGCGCAGAGGGTTGTGGCACCGCCTTTACCCTTGAGTTGCGACGCGCCCCTGAAAGCGGTACATAA
- a CDS encoding FlgO family outer membrane protein → MHKVTMVTTPVTTPVAPITSSSQQGITGRLFQMLQSVQIVCHSAALWGTVFVLMVSGCSARYDDMPAYWPIPTDEYVNYGPGRFKTTLLADQIEHFYRGASTGPIGVTTFVNIDDLYSSSTFGRMVGEQLMSELAMKGFDVIELRHSDALQFLDSSGEFALSRDVRAVRSQRTLAAIVVGTYTVSPERVYLNARLVEPSTSLVLSAGSVEMSKTKELAKLLRGGSSMGSLERIPVKQVGYTSQPASAFDPIRQRWALEESDWSAPAAQSGLEAALPKIKVEPAVVNNKPKVSADSPVE, encoded by the coding sequence ATGCATAAGGTTACTATGGTTACTACTCCGGTTACTACTCCGGTTGCTCCGATTACAAGCAGCTCACAACAGGGCATAACTGGGCGATTATTTCAGATGCTTCAGAGCGTCCAAATAGTATGCCACTCTGCAGCGCTCTGGGGAACGGTCTTCGTGCTTATGGTATCGGGGTGTAGCGCCCGCTACGACGATATGCCGGCCTACTGGCCTATTCCAACCGATGAATACGTCAATTACGGGCCCGGTCGATTCAAGACCACCCTACTTGCTGACCAGATCGAGCACTTTTATCGTGGGGCGAGCACGGGGCCGATCGGCGTGACCACCTTCGTTAATATCGATGATCTCTACTCTTCCTCGACCTTTGGTCGCATGGTTGGAGAGCAACTTATGAGCGAGTTAGCGATGAAGGGCTTCGATGTGATTGAACTTAGACACTCCGATGCGCTGCAGTTCCTCGATTCATCCGGGGAGTTCGCCTTATCACGGGACGTAAGGGCCGTAAGATCTCAGAGAACCTTGGCAGCCATCGTTGTTGGCACTTATACTGTCTCTCCAGAGAGGGTCTATCTGAACGCTAGATTAGTAGAGCCATCGACTTCTCTGGTGCTCTCTGCTGGTTCAGTCGAGATGTCAAAGACCAAGGAGCTAGCCAAGCTGCTACGCGGCGGATCTAGCATGGGATCTCTTGAGCGTATCCCCGTAAAACAGGTTGGCTACACATCTCAGCCCGCCAGCGCCTTTGATCCGATTCGTCAACGCTGGGCCCTTGAGGAGTCCGACTGGAGCGCTCCAGCGGCTCAGTCAGGACTGGAAGCCGCACTTCCTAAGATTAAAGTAGAGCCTGCGGTAGTTAATAACAAGCCGAAGGTATCTGCAGATAGTCCTGTAGAGTGA
- a CDS encoding peroxiredoxin, with product MIKLLEGAQAPDFALSDKEGATHQLSSGAAKYTVLYFYPKDDTPGCTIEAQEFNAALPEFHARNVRVIGISGGTEKTKGKFCSKYKLSLLLLSDTDFSVANSYNAYGDKKFMGRSYQGIFRKTFLIDKQGMIVRIFNEVKPAGHALQLLASIDALEESEK from the coding sequence ATGATTAAACTACTAGAGGGAGCACAGGCTCCAGACTTCGCCCTTAGCGACAAGGAGGGCGCGACGCATCAATTAAGCTCAGGGGCGGCTAAATATACCGTACTCTATTTTTATCCGAAGGATGATACCCCTGGTTGTACTATTGAAGCGCAGGAGTTTAATGCAGCACTCCCCGAGTTTCATGCGCGCAACGTGCGTGTTATCGGCATATCTGGAGGAACGGAAAAAACAAAGGGGAAGTTTTGTTCGAAATATAAACTTAGTTTGTTGTTACTCTCCGACACTGACTTTAGCGTCGCCAATTCGTATAATGCATACGGTGACAAGAAGTTTATGGGGCGAAGCTATCAAGGGATATTTCGAAAGACATTTCTGATCGACAAGCAGGGCATGATCGTGCGTATCTTTAACGAGGTTAAGCCCGCAGGGCATGCGCTGCAGCTATTGGCTTCTATCGATGCGCTTGAAGAGAGTGAAAAGTAG